From Pseudomonas fluorescens, one genomic window encodes:
- the rng gene encoding ribonuclease G, which translates to MSEEILINITPMESRVAVVENGVLQEVHVERTQKRGIVGNIYKGKVVRVLPGMQAAFVDIGLDRAAFIHASEISLREGPAVESISALVHEGQSLVVQVTKDPIGSKGARLTTQLSIPSRYLVYMPRTAHVGISLKIEDEAERERLKQVVTDCVAKEGIKEAGGFILRTAAEGAGADEILMDIRYLRRLWDQIGAQIKTIGAPNVIYEDLGLALRTLRDLVSPKIEKIRIDSRETFQKTTQFVAELMPEIADRLEHYPGERPIFDLYGVEDEIQKALERKVPLKSGGYLVVDPAEAMSTIDVNTGAFVGHRNLEETIFKTNLEAATAIARQLRLRNLGGIIIIDFIDMEDEEHQRQVLRTLEKQLERDHAKTNIIGITELGLVQMTRKRTRESLEQVLCEPCSSCQGRGKLKTPETVCYEIFREILREARAYQAEGYRVLANQKVVDRLLDEESGNVAELEGFIGRTIRFQVETMYSQEQYDVVLL; encoded by the coding sequence ATGAGTGAAGAGATTCTGATCAACATCACGCCGATGGAGTCACGCGTGGCGGTGGTCGAAAACGGTGTCCTGCAAGAAGTGCACGTCGAGCGCACGCAGAAGCGCGGGATCGTCGGCAACATCTATAAAGGCAAGGTGGTGCGGGTGCTGCCGGGCATGCAGGCGGCGTTCGTCGACATCGGGCTGGATCGCGCGGCGTTTATTCACGCTTCGGAAATCTCTCTGCGCGAAGGGCCTGCGGTGGAAAGCATCAGTGCCCTGGTACATGAAGGGCAGAGCCTGGTGGTGCAGGTCACCAAGGACCCGATCGGCTCCAAGGGCGCGCGCCTGACTACCCAGCTGTCGATTCCTTCGCGTTACCTGGTGTACATGCCGCGTACCGCCCACGTTGGCATTTCCCTGAAAATCGAGGACGAAGCCGAGCGCGAACGCCTCAAGCAAGTGGTCACCGATTGCGTGGCCAAGGAAGGCATCAAGGAAGCCGGCGGCTTTATCCTGCGTACCGCAGCCGAGGGTGCGGGTGCCGACGAAATCCTCATGGACATCCGCTACCTGCGCCGTTTGTGGGATCAGATCGGCGCGCAGATCAAGACCATTGGCGCGCCCAATGTGATCTACGAAGACCTGGGCCTGGCCTTGCGCACCCTGCGCGACCTGGTGAGTCCGAAAATCGAGAAGATCCGCATTGATTCCCGGGAAACCTTCCAGAAAACCACGCAGTTCGTTGCCGAGTTGATGCCGGAGATCGCCGACCGCCTGGAGCACTACCCGGGTGAGCGGCCGATTTTCGATCTGTACGGGGTCGAGGACGAAATCCAGAAAGCCCTGGAACGCAAGGTGCCACTCAAGTCCGGCGGCTACCTGGTGGTCGACCCGGCCGAAGCCATGAGCACGATTGACGTTAATACCGGCGCTTTCGTCGGGCACCGCAACCTTGAAGAGACTATCTTCAAGACTAACCTTGAGGCAGCGACGGCGATTGCCCGGCAACTGCGCCTGCGCAACCTGGGCGGGATCATCATCATTGACTTCATCGACATGGAAGACGAGGAGCATCAGCGCCAAGTCCTGCGCACGCTGGAGAAGCAGTTGGAGCGCGATCACGCCAAGACCAACATCATCGGCATCACCGAGTTGGGCCTGGTGCAGATGACGCGCAAGCGCACCCGCGAAAGTCTTGAGCAGGTGCTGTGCGAGCCGTGCAGCAGTTGCCAGGGCCGAGGCAAGTTGAAGACTCCGGAAACCGTGTGTTATGAGATTTTCCGAGAGATTCTGCGTGAGGCGCGTGCCTATCAGGCGGAAGGCTATCGCGTACTGGCCAACCAGAAAGTGGTGGATCGCCTGCTGGACGAGGAGTCGGGCAATGTCGCCGAACTCGAGGGATTTATCGGGCGCACCATTCGCTTCCAGGTGGAGACCATGTATTCCCAGGAACAATACGACGTGGTGCTGCTCTGA
- the tldD gene encoding metalloprotease TldD — MSELLSSVSEHLLAPGGVTLDNLQSVLGDLAGPGIDAADLYFQGQISESWALEDGIVKEGSFNLDQGVGVRAQSGEKTGFAYSNAITLEALGAAARAARSISRAGQHGTVQAFTSQDVAQLYAPDNPLEVLTRAEKVELLKRIDVATRALDPRIQQVTVSMAGVWERILVAATDGSLAADVRPLVRFNVSVIVEQNGRRERGGHGGGGRTDYRYFLAEDRAMGYAREALRQALVNLEAIPAPAGTLPVVLGSGWSGVLLHEAVGHGLEGDFNRKGSSAYSGRMGEMVASKLCTIVDDGTLAGRRGSLSVDDEGTPTECTTLIENGVLKGYMQDKLNARLMGVARTGNGRRESYAHLPMPRMTNTYMLGGESDPAEIIASVKRGIYCANLGGGQVDITSGKFVFSTSEAYLIEDGKITAPVKGATLIGNGPEAMSRVSMVGNDLSLDSGVGTCGKDGQSVPVGVGQPTLKIDAITVGGTGA, encoded by the coding sequence ATGAGCGAGTTGTTGTCCTCAGTCAGTGAACATTTACTAGCGCCGGGCGGCGTGACCCTCGACAACCTGCAAAGTGTGCTGGGTGACCTGGCCGGGCCGGGCATTGATGCCGCCGACTTGTATTTCCAGGGGCAGATTTCCGAGTCCTGGGCGCTGGAAGACGGCATCGTCAAGGAAGGCAGCTTCAACCTCGACCAGGGTGTCGGCGTGCGCGCGCAATCCGGTGAGAAAACCGGTTTTGCCTACAGCAATGCCATCACCCTCGAAGCCCTCGGCGCCGCAGCCAGGGCGGCCCGTTCGATTTCCCGCGCCGGACAGCACGGCACGGTTCAGGCCTTCACCAGCCAGGACGTGGCTCAGCTGTATGCGCCGGACAATCCCCTGGAAGTACTGACGCGCGCTGAGAAGGTGGAATTGCTCAAGCGTATCGACGTTGCGACTCGTGCGCTCGATCCGCGTATCCAGCAGGTGACCGTGAGCATGGCCGGGGTCTGGGAGCGCATCCTGGTGGCAGCCACCGATGGCAGCCTTGCAGCGGATGTGCGGCCGCTGGTGCGCTTCAACGTCAGCGTGATTGTCGAGCAGAACGGTCGGCGTGAGCGCGGTGGCCATGGCGGCGGCGGTCGTACCGATTACCGTTATTTCCTCGCCGAAGACCGCGCCATGGGTTATGCCCGTGAGGCGTTGCGCCAGGCCTTGGTGAACCTGGAAGCGATTCCGGCGCCGGCCGGGACTTTGCCAGTGGTACTGGGCTCGGGGTGGTCCGGTGTGCTGTTGCACGAAGCAGTCGGCCATGGCCTGGAAGGTGACTTCAACCGTAAGGGCAGCTCCGCCTACAGCGGGCGCATGGGTGAGATGGTCGCCTCGAAACTCTGCACCATCGTCGATGACGGCACCTTGGCCGGCCGTCGTGGCTCGCTGAGCGTCGACGACGAGGGGACCCCGACCGAGTGCACTACGCTGATCGAAAACGGTGTGCTCAAGGGCTACATGCAGGACAAGCTCAACGCGCGGCTGATGGGCGTTGCACGCACGGGCAACGGTCGTCGCGAATCCTATGCGCACCTGCCGATGCCACGCATGACCAATACCTACATGCTCGGTGGCGAAAGCGATCCGGCAGAAATCATTGCTTCGGTGAAGAGGGGCATCTACTGCGCCAACCTCGGCGGTGGCCAGGTCGACATCACCAGCGGCAAGTTTGTGTTCTCCACCAGCGAGGCGTACCTGATCGAGGACGGCAAGATTACCGCGCCGGTCAAAGGTGCAACGTTGATCGGCAACGGGCCGGAAGCCATGAGCCGGGTGTCGATGGTCGGCAACGACCTGTCGTTGGACAGCGGTGTGGGGACGTGTGGCAAGGATGGTCAGTCGGTGCCGGTGGGTGTCGGTCAGCCAACCTTGAAAATCGACGCGATCACCGTCGGTGGCACGGGCGCGTAA
- a CDS encoding carbon-nitrogen hydrolase family protein, protein MSLAVIQMVSQSDVLANLTQARRLLEQAAATGAQLAVLPENFAAMGRRDVADIGRAEALGEGPILPWLKQTARDLKLWIVAGTLPLPPVAQPHAKSNACSLLIDEHGETVARYDKLHLFDVDVADNRGRYRESDDYAHGSAVVVADTPVGRVGLSVCYDLRFPELYSELRAAGAELITAPSAFTAVTGAAHWEVLIRARAIETQCYLLAAAQGGTHPGPRETFGHAAIVDPWGRIVAQQDQGEAVLLAERDSSEQASIRARMPVSSHRRFFSQGAQRPASER, encoded by the coding sequence ATGTCCCTTGCGGTGATTCAAATGGTCAGCCAGAGCGATGTGCTGGCCAATCTGACCCAGGCGCGACGCCTGCTGGAACAAGCGGCGGCCACAGGCGCACAGCTGGCAGTGCTGCCGGAGAACTTCGCGGCCATGGGCCGGCGCGACGTTGCTGACATCGGGCGTGCCGAAGCCCTGGGCGAGGGGCCGATCCTGCCGTGGTTGAAACAGACCGCGCGCGACCTCAAGTTATGGATTGTGGCCGGCACGCTGCCGTTGCCACCGGTCGCCCAACCTCATGCCAAGTCCAACGCCTGTTCGCTGTTGATCGACGAGCACGGCGAAACCGTGGCGCGTTACGACAAATTGCACCTGTTTGATGTCGATGTTGCGGACAATCGCGGGCGCTACCGTGAATCCGATGACTATGCTCATGGCAGTGCCGTGGTGGTGGCCGACACGCCAGTTGGCCGGGTTGGCCTGAGTGTTTGCTACGACTTGCGTTTCCCCGAGCTGTACAGCGAATTGCGCGCTGCCGGCGCCGAGCTGATTACCGCGCCGTCGGCCTTTACCGCGGTGACCGGGGCGGCGCATTGGGAGGTATTGATCCGCGCACGCGCCATCGAGACCCAGTGCTACCTGCTGGCGGCGGCGCAAGGCGGCACCCATCCGGGGCCGCGCGAGACCTTTGGTCATGCGGCGATTGTCGATCCCTGGGGGCGGATCGTCGCGCAGCAGGATCAAGGTGAGGCCGTGCTGCTGGCCGAGCGCGACAGCAGCGAACAAGCGTCCATCCGGGCGCGGATGCCGGTGTCCAGTCACCGGCGCTTTTTCTCGCAGGGCGCCCAGCGACCTGCTTCAGAACGTTGA
- the pmbA gene encoding metalloprotease PmbA, protein MSAVESVGPQALPALQEQVEQIIAEARRQGASACEVAVSLEQGLSTSVRQREVETVEFNRDQGFGITLYVGQRKGSASTSASGAEAIRETVAAALAIAKHTSEDEHSGLADAALMARDLPDFDLFHAWDITPEQAIEKALACEAAAFDADSRIKNADGTTLNTHQGCRVYGNSHGFIGGYASTRHSLSCVMIAEADGQMQRDYWYDVNRQGSLLMDSLTIGQRAAQRAASRLGARPVPTCEVPVLFSAELAGGLFGSFLGAISGGNLYRKSSFLEGALGQKLFPEWLTIDERPHLMRAMGSSAFDGDGLATYAKPFVENGELVSYVLGTYSGRKLGMPSTANAGGVHNLFVTHGDEDQAALLKRMGRGLLVTELMGHGLNMVTGDYSRGAAGFWVENGEIQFAVQEVTIAGNMRDMFKQIVAVGNDLELRSNIRTGSVLIERMTVAGS, encoded by the coding sequence ATGAGTGCAGTTGAAAGCGTCGGCCCACAAGCGTTGCCGGCACTGCAGGAGCAAGTCGAGCAGATCATCGCCGAAGCCAGGCGCCAGGGCGCCAGTGCCTGCGAAGTGGCAGTGTCGCTGGAGCAGGGTCTGTCGACCTCGGTACGTCAGCGCGAAGTGGAAACGGTCGAGTTCAACCGCGACCAGGGCTTCGGCATCACCCTCTACGTTGGTCAGCGCAAAGGCTCGGCCAGCACCTCGGCCAGTGGCGCCGAAGCCATTCGTGAAACTGTCGCTGCCGCCCTGGCGATCGCCAAACACACCTCCGAAGACGAGCACTCGGGCCTGGCCGACGCGGCCTTGATGGCTCGCGATCTGCCGGACTTCGATTTGTTCCACGCCTGGGACATCACTCCGGAACAGGCCATCGAAAAAGCCCTGGCCTGCGAAGCCGCTGCCTTTGATGCCGACAGCCGAATCAAGAACGCCGACGGTACTACGCTGAATACGCACCAGGGTTGTCGCGTGTATGGCAACAGTCACGGTTTTATCGGTGGCTATGCCTCGACCCGGCACAGCCTCAGTTGCGTGATGATTGCCGAAGCCGATGGCCAGATGCAGCGTGACTACTGGTATGACGTCAATCGCCAGGGCAGCCTGTTGATGGATTCGCTCACTATCGGCCAGCGCGCCGCGCAGCGTGCCGCCAGTCGTCTGGGCGCGCGCCCGGTACCGACCTGCGAAGTGCCGGTGCTGTTCTCCGCGGAGTTGGCGGGCGGTTTGTTCGGCAGCTTCCTCGGGGCGATTTCCGGCGGTAACCTGTACCGCAAGTCATCCTTCCTTGAAGGCGCGCTAGGCCAGAAGCTGTTTCCCGAGTGGCTGACCATCGACGAGCGCCCGCACCTGATGCGTGCCATGGGTAGCTCGGCGTTCGACGGTGATGGCCTGGCGACCTATGCCAAGCCATTCGTCGAAAATGGCGAACTGGTGTCTTACGTGCTGGGCACCTATTCCGGACGCAAGCTGGGCATGCCGAGCACCGCCAATGCTGGCGGCGTGCATAACTTGTTCGTCACCCATGGCGACGAGGACCAGGCTGCGCTGCTCAAGCGCATGGGGCGTGGTTTGCTGGTGACCGAACTGATGGGCCACGGCCTGAATATGGTGACCGGCGATTACTCGCGTGGCGCGGCGGGCTTTTGGGTTGAAAACGGCGAAATTCAGTTCGCCGTGCAAGAAGTGACCATCGCCGGCAACATGCGCGACATGTTCAAACAGATCGTCGCGGTAGGTAACGACCTTGAGTTGCGCAGCAACATCCGCACCGGCTCGGTACTGATCGAGCGCATGACTGTCGCTGGCAGCTAA
- the yjgA gene encoding ribosome biogenesis factor YjgA — protein MVDSYDDSLYGGEKSKSQVKRELHALVDLGERLTTLKPDLLAKLPLTDAMRRALADAPKHTANIARKRHLSFIGKLMRDQDTDAILVLLDQLDASTKQYNERFHGLERWRDRLIAGDDAVLEKFVVDYPEADRQQLRSLIRQAQHETAHNKPPASSRKIFKYIRELDETQRGLR, from the coding sequence ATGGTTGATTCTTACGACGACTCCCTCTACGGGGGAGAAAAAAGCAAATCCCAGGTCAAACGCGAGCTGCATGCTCTGGTTGACCTCGGCGAGCGCCTTACAACACTCAAGCCTGACTTGCTGGCAAAACTGCCGTTGACCGACGCCATGCGCCGGGCCTTGGCCGATGCGCCCAAGCACACCGCGAATATCGCGCGTAAACGGCACCTGAGCTTTATCGGCAAACTGATGCGCGATCAGGACACTGACGCCATTCTGGTCTTGCTCGATCAACTCGATGCCTCCACCAAACAGTACAACGAACGCTTCCACGGTCTGGAACGCTGGCGCGATCGGCTGATCGCCGGCGACGACGCCGTTCTGGAAAAGTTCGTCGTCGACTACCCGGAAGCTGATCGCCAGCAACTGCGTTCGCTGATCCGTCAGGCCCAGCACGAAACGGCGCATAACAAACCGCCTGCTTCCAGCCGGAAAATCTTCAAGTACATCCGTGAGCTGGACGAGACTCAACGCGGCCTGCGTTGA
- a CDS encoding class II fumarate hydratase — protein MSNTRIERDSMGELQVPVDALYGAQTQRAVDNFPISGQRMPAQFIRALILAKAAAARANVELQQLSEAQGKAIVDAAQGLLEGEFMAHFPVDIFQTGSGTSSNMNANEVLATLASRLLGETVNPNDHVNCGQSSNDIIPTTIHVSAALALHEQLLPALKHLIQVIEHKAEQVHPFVKTGRTHLMDAMPVRMSQVLNGWAQQLKANLGHLENLLPALQSLAQGGTAVGTGINAHPQFAARFSQQLSALTHVPFTPGQDLFALIGSQDTAVALSGQLKAIAVSLMKIANDLRWMNSGPLAGLGEIELEGLQPGSSIMPGKVNPVIPEATAMVAAQVIGNDSVITVAGQSGNFELNVMLPIIAHNLLSSIELLANSSRLLADKAIASFKVNEAKLKEALSRNPILVTALNPIIGYQKAAEIAKTAYKQGRAVIDVALEHTDLSRSQLEELLNPEKLTAGGV, from the coding sequence ATGAGTAATACCCGTATCGAACGTGACAGCATGGGTGAGCTGCAAGTCCCGGTGGACGCCCTGTACGGCGCCCAGACCCAACGTGCAGTGGATAATTTTCCCATCAGCGGCCAGCGCATGCCGGCACAGTTCATTCGTGCACTGATCCTGGCCAAGGCGGCAGCGGCCAGGGCCAACGTCGAGCTCCAGCAGCTAAGCGAAGCCCAGGGCAAGGCGATTGTCGATGCGGCCCAGGGCTTGCTGGAAGGCGAATTCATGGCCCATTTCCCGGTGGATATCTTCCAGACCGGGTCCGGCACCAGTTCCAACATGAACGCCAACGAAGTGCTGGCAACCCTGGCCAGTCGTTTGCTGGGCGAGACGGTCAACCCGAACGATCACGTCAACTGCGGGCAAAGCAGCAACGACATCATCCCGACCACCATTCACGTCAGCGCCGCGCTGGCGCTGCATGAGCAATTGCTGCCGGCGCTCAAGCACCTGATCCAGGTCATCGAGCACAAGGCCGAGCAGGTTCACCCTTTCGTCAAGACCGGGAGAACACACTTGATGGACGCCATGCCGGTGCGCATGAGCCAGGTGTTGAACGGCTGGGCGCAGCAGCTAAAGGCCAATCTCGGGCATCTGGAGAATTTGTTGCCGGCCCTGCAATCCCTGGCGCAAGGCGGCACGGCGGTCGGCACCGGGATCAATGCGCATCCTCAGTTCGCGGCACGTTTCAGCCAGCAGTTGAGCGCCTTGACCCATGTTCCGTTTACCCCAGGCCAAGACCTGTTCGCCCTGATCGGCTCCCAGGACACCGCCGTTGCGCTTTCCGGCCAGCTCAAGGCCATTGCGGTGTCGCTGATGAAAATCGCCAACGACCTGCGCTGGATGAACTCGGGGCCATTGGCCGGCCTGGGTGAAATCGAGCTGGAAGGTTTGCAGCCCGGGTCCTCGATCATGCCGGGCAAGGTCAATCCGGTGATTCCGGAGGCGACAGCGATGGTCGCTGCGCAAGTGATCGGCAATGACAGCGTGATCACTGTGGCGGGCCAGTCGGGCAACTTCGAGCTCAACGTGATGCTGCCTATCATCGCTCACAATCTGTTGAGCAGCATCGAGTTGCTGGCCAATTCCAGCCGGCTGCTGGCGGACAAGGCCATCGCCAGCTTCAAGGTCAACGAGGCCAAACTAAAGGAAGCACTGTCGCGCAATCCGATTCTGGTGACTGCGCTCAACCCGATCATTGGTTACCAGAAGGCCGCCGAAATCGCCAAGACCGCTTACAAGCAGGGGCGGGCGGTAATTGATGTGGCCCTCGAACACACTGATTTGTCCCGCAGCCAACTGGAAGAGCTGCTAAATCCGGAAAAACTCACTGCCGGCGGCGTGTAA
- a CDS encoding YhdP family protein codes for MERLMRILGTLTRWGLGLCALLLVLIALYVNLGRELIPLVAEYRAEAQAKAREALDMPLEIGSLEGRWSGMAPVLLAHDVTVGEGANALHLEQVRVVPDIWGSLLARAVRIEHLELNGLKLSLKEGADGQWALEGVPVQQNKPLDPTQLFNQMQMVSRLSVLDSQVTLQPLDHAPLTLTYVGLTLKTGPSRQRLDARLTLPDGQPLALSLRSRMRTDQWQDAEIESYLSLPQSDWARWVPARVTQQWKLSELKAGGEFWVSWAKGTLQSAAIRLNAPQFKGAYAERKPVQINNLALNAYFKRSGEGFQLSLDSLAMNLGKTRFDTRLQLQTTNTEKEGERWHLQADRLDLTPLTPIINALGPLPEGVATTIERLKVTGTLRNVLIDIRPNATDDSKFSFAANLEQVGFDAYHGAPAARNVSGSISGDLGQGELRMDSKDFMLHLDPIFAKPWQYLQANARLTWKLDKQGFTLIAPYLKVLGEEGKIAGDFLIRLHFDHSQEDYMDLRVGLVEGDGRYTSKYLPKVLSPGLDEWLRTAILKGAVDEGFFQYQGSLSHDAGEADRSISLFFKVHDAELAFQPGWPHLSKINGDVFVEDSGVRIVASQGQLLDTQVRDVFVNIPHVPAEKNTHMYIDGAFAGGLGDGVKILQEAPIGTGPTFAGWQGEGELQGKLKLDIPLEKGEEPKILVDFKTAKARLKLSEPELELTQLKGDFRFDSAKGLSGQGISARAFDRPVTAQIFADGSAGKLNTRVTASGQVTVKKLTEWLKVTQPLPVSGDIPYQLQVTLDGADSQLMVSSSLKGVAVDLPAPFGMPAEQGRDTVFRMTLQGSERRYWLDYGDLADFTFAAPSNNFADGRGELFLGSGNAVLPGNKGLRVRGVLSELDVEPWKNLVDKYAGQDPGGSAKQLLSGADFKVNKLTGFGTTLDQARVQLDRKPGAWALQLDSQQVKGNVGLPDAKGAPIAVNLQYVRLPAPDPKVQADENAPDPLASVDPTKVPALDINIAQLFQGKDLVGAWTLKVRPTAKGLAFNSMSLGLKGMQLQGAGGWEGVPGASSSWIKGRLEGKNLADVLQGWGFAPTVTSENFHVDIDGRWPGSPAWVGLKRFSGSLDASLNKGQMVEVEGGAQALRVFGLLNFNSIGRRLRLDFSDLFGKGLSYDRVKGLLVASNGVFVTREPIILTGPSSNLELNGTLDMAADRIDAKLLVTLPLTNNLPIAALIVGAPAVGGALFLIDKLIGDRVARFASVKYTVQGPVKEPKITFEKPF; via the coding sequence ATGGAGCGTCTGATGCGCATTCTGGGCACGCTGACCCGCTGGGGCCTGGGGTTGTGCGCGTTGCTGCTGGTGCTGATCGCGCTCTACGTCAACCTGGGTCGTGAGTTGATCCCGCTGGTCGCTGAGTACCGTGCCGAGGCGCAGGCCAAGGCTCGGGAAGCGCTGGACATGCCGTTGGAGATCGGCAGCCTGGAAGGGCGCTGGAGCGGCATGGCCCCAGTGTTGTTGGCCCATGACGTGACCGTGGGTGAGGGTGCCAATGCCCTGCATCTGGAGCAGGTGCGCGTGGTTCCGGATATTTGGGGCAGCCTGCTGGCGCGCGCGGTGCGTATCGAACACCTCGAGCTCAACGGCCTCAAGCTCAGCCTCAAGGAAGGCGCCGACGGCCAATGGGCGCTGGAAGGTGTGCCGGTGCAGCAGAACAAACCGCTGGATCCCACGCAACTGTTCAATCAGATGCAGATGGTCAGCCGCCTGTCGGTGCTCGACAGTCAGGTCACCCTGCAACCGCTGGACCATGCGCCGCTGACCCTGACCTACGTCGGCCTGACCCTCAAGACCGGCCCCAGTCGCCAGCGTCTCGACGCCCGCCTGACCCTGCCCGATGGCCAGCCTCTGGCGCTGAGCCTGCGCAGCCGGATGCGCACCGATCAGTGGCAGGATGCTGAAATCGAAAGCTACCTGAGCCTGCCGCAAAGTGACTGGGCGCGCTGGGTGCCGGCCAGGGTGACCCAGCAATGGAAGCTCTCTGAGCTCAAGGCCGGTGGCGAGTTCTGGGTGAGCTGGGCCAAGGGCACCCTGCAAAGCGCTGCAATCCGCCTGAACGCCCCGCAATTCAAGGGCGCCTACGCCGAGCGCAAGCCGGTGCAGATCAATAACCTGGCACTCAATGCCTACTTCAAGCGCAGCGGCGAAGGTTTCCAGCTGTCCCTCGATTCGCTGGCGATGAACCTCGGCAAGACCCGCTTCGATACCCGTCTGCAGCTACAGACTACAAACACCGAGAAAGAAGGGGAGCGCTGGCACCTGCAGGCCGATCGCCTTGACCTCACGCCACTGACCCCCATCATCAATGCCCTGGGGCCTTTGCCGGAAGGGGTGGCGACCACCATCGAACGCCTCAAGGTCACCGGTACTCTGCGTAACGTGCTGATCGACATTCGGCCCAATGCCACCGATGACAGCAAATTCAGTTTCGCCGCCAATCTGGAACAGGTCGGTTTTGACGCCTACCACGGCGCACCAGCGGCGCGTAACGTCAGCGGCAGCATCAGCGGCGACCTGGGTCAGGGCGAGCTGCGCATGGACAGCAAGGATTTCATGCTGCACCTGGACCCGATCTTCGCCAAGCCCTGGCAGTACCTGCAGGCCAACGCGCGGCTGACCTGGAAACTCGACAAGCAAGGCTTCACCCTGATCGCGCCGTACCTGAAGGTGCTGGGTGAGGAGGGCAAGATTGCCGGCGACTTCCTGATTCGTCTGCATTTCGACCACAGCCAGGAAGACTACATGGACCTGCGGGTCGGCCTGGTGGAGGGCGACGGCCGCTACACCAGCAAATACCTGCCCAAGGTCCTCAGTCCTGGGCTGGACGAGTGGCTGCGTACGGCCATTCTCAAAGGCGCGGTCGATGAAGGTTTCTTCCAGTACCAGGGCTCGCTGAGCCACGACGCGGGCGAGGCTGATCGCAGCATCAGCCTGTTTTTCAAGGTGCACGATGCCGAGCTGGCGTTTCAACCGGGCTGGCCGCACCTGAGCAAGATCAATGGCGATGTGTTCGTCGAAGACAGCGGCGTGCGTATCGTTGCCAGCCAGGGGCAGTTGCTCGACACCCAGGTTCGCGATGTTTTCGTCAACATTCCCCATGTGCCGGCCGAGAAAAACACCCATATGTACATCGATGGCGCCTTCGCCGGCGGCCTGGGCGACGGGGTGAAGATTCTCCAGGAGGCGCCGATCGGCACCGGTCCGACCTTTGCGGGCTGGCAGGGCGAAGGGGAGTTGCAGGGCAAGCTGAAACTCGACATTCCGCTGGAAAAAGGCGAAGAGCCGAAAATCCTGGTGGACTTCAAAACGGCCAAGGCGCGCCTGAAACTCAGCGAGCCGGAGCTTGAACTGACCCAGCTCAAGGGCGATTTCCGTTTCGACAGCGCCAAAGGCCTGAGCGGTCAGGGGATCAGCGCGCGGGCCTTTGATCGACCGGTGACGGCGCAGATTTTCGCCGACGGCAGCGCCGGCAAACTCAACACCCGTGTCACCGCCTCGGGCCAGGTCACGGTGAAGAAACTCACTGAATGGCTGAAGGTCACCCAGCCGTTGCCGGTTTCCGGAGATATCCCTTATCAGTTGCAAGTCACCCTCGATGGCGCCGACAGCCAGTTGATGGTCAGCTCCAGCCTCAAGGGCGTTGCCGTGGATTTGCCAGCGCCATTCGGCATGCCCGCCGAGCAGGGGCGCGACACGGTGTTCCGCATGACGTTACAAGGCAGCGAGCGACGCTACTGGCTGGACTATGGTGACCTCGCAGACTTCACCTTTGCGGCGCCGAGCAACAATTTTGCCGACGGCCGTGGTGAGCTGTTCCTTGGCAGCGGCAATGCCGTATTGCCGGGCAACAAAGGCCTGCGCGTGCGTGGGGTGTTGTCGGAGCTGGATGTCGAGCCGTGGAAAAACCTGGTGGACAAGTATGCCGGGCAAGATCCGGGCGGCAGTGCCAAGCAATTGCTCAGTGGCGCAGACTTCAAGGTCAACAAGCTCACTGGCTTTGGTACCACCCTGGATCAGGCGCGCGTGCAACTGGATCGCAAGCCCGGTGCCTGGGCCCTGCAGCTCGACAGCCAGCAGGTCAAGGGCAACGTCGGGCTGCCTGATGCCAAGGGGGCGCCGATTGCGGTGAATCTGCAGTACGTGCGCCTGCCGGCACCGGACCCAAAGGTGCAAGCCGACGAAAATGCGCCGGATCCGCTGGCCTCGGTTGATCCGACCAAGGTGCCAGCGCTGGATATCAATATTGCGCAGTTGTTCCAGGGCAAGGACCTGGTGGGCGCCTGGACGCTGAAGGTGCGGCCAACGGCTAAAGGCCTGGCGTTCAATTCCATGAGCCTGGGGCTCAAGGGCATGCAGTTGCAGGGCGCGGGCGGCTGGGAGGGCGTGCCGGGCGCGAGTAGCAGTTGGATCAAGGGTCGCCTGGAAGGCAAGAACCTGGCGGATGTACTTCAGGGTTGGGGTTTTGCACCCACGGTCACCAGTGAAAACTTCCATGTCGATATCGACGGTCGCTGGCCTGGCTCACCAGCCTGGGTCGGGTTGAAGCGCTTTTCCGGCAGCCTCGATGCGTCGCTGAACAAGGGCCAGATGGTCGAAGTCGAAGGCGGTGCCCAGGCCCTGCGGGTGTTTGGTTTGCTCAATTTCAACTCGATCGGCCGGCGCCTGCGCCTGGACTTCTCCGACCTGTTCGGCAAAGGCCTGAGCTACGACCGGGTCAAGGGCCTGCTGGTCGCCAGCAACGGGGTGTTCGTCACCCGCGAGCCGATTATCCTGACTGGCCCTTCGAGCAACCTGGAGCTCAACGGCACGCTGGACATGGCCGCCGACCGCATCGACGCAAAGCTGTTGGTGACCCTGCCGCTGACCAATAATCTGCCCATCGCCGCGCTGATCGTCGGCGCGCCCGCAGTAGGCGGTGCGTTGTTCCTCATCGACAAGTTGATCGGCGATCGCGTGGCCCGCTTTGCCAGTGTCAAATACACCGTCCAGGGACCGGTCAAAGAACCGAAAATCACCTTCGAGAAACCCTTTTGA